A genomic stretch from Chitinophagaceae bacterium includes:
- a CDS encoding lipoprotein signal peptidase: MKIRHVIFIILIILFADQALKIWVKTHMLYQDEKFMAGRWFRLYFIENAGMAYGWKLGNSEWAKMALTLFRLGAVIFGSWYLVKIIKEKYHTGFIICASLIFAGALGNLIDSLFYGMIFDKGMIYDPATDSYFGYNGLAKFSSAKGYGSFLHGHVVDMLYFPVIENKMMPNWVPFIGGKPFTFFQAIFNIADASISTGVITILLFQKRFFRHRKEQESTHTVETNTEVSDDAQVM, from the coding sequence GTGAAGATTCGTCACGTAATATTTATTATTCTAATTATTTTATTTGCTGACCAGGCACTGAAGATCTGGGTAAAAACGCATATGCTGTACCAGGATGAAAAATTCATGGCAGGCAGGTGGTTCCGGCTATATTTTATTGAAAATGCAGGCATGGCCTATGGTTGGAAATTAGGTAACAGTGAGTGGGCAAAAATGGCCTTAACCCTTTTCCGTTTGGGTGCAGTTATTTTTGGAAGCTGGTATCTTGTAAAAATCATAAAAGAAAAATATCATACAGGTTTTATCATTTGTGCTTCGTTAATTTTTGCGGGTGCATTAGGTAACCTGATCGACAGCTTATTTTACGGAATGATCTTTGACAAAGGAATGATCTACGATCCTGCAACCGATTCTTATTTTGGCTATAATGGATTGGCAAAGTTTTCTTCGGCAAAAGGTTATGGTTCTTTTCTGCATGGCCATGTTGTTGACATGTTGTATTTCCCTGTTATTGAAAATAAAATGATGCCTAACTGGGTCCCATTTATTGGAGGCAAACCCTTTACTTTTTTCCAGGCAATCTTTAATATCGCCGATGCTTCTATTTCAACCGGTGTGATTACTATTTTATTATTTCAGAAACGTTTTTTCAGGCATCGTAAAGAACAGGAATCAACTCATACAGTAGAAACCAACACCGAAGTTTCAGATGATGCCCAGGTGATGTAA
- a CDS encoding T9SS type A sorting domain-containing protein, protein MKPTIPPTTLYTCVKDRKSFFLAFFLILISITSSYAQPTFFGVSSTPTDNAAQAGPTVAVTPPASMLAGDLVIIYAHYRGNVTLAMSAAGGQTWNAGATTFASNQSYFISWCRYNGTWGANPSVTAGVGNTNGLTVVMYVYRPTTANSLWGVNIAQTASGTNNANPSPITAVTTTLPNTVTMAFWCNALTDTWGTLTGGGTGWSKTGLSDQYRNTTTGQSHTAAYNIRASAGSTGATGQTMSTATNTLRTKMSWYELNDNCSGAINLTAGAGCTNTPGTLVGATISGGVPAGCATGNLYDVWYSFTATSSTHRIALSSYGANFTRRQIEVYKGTCGGLSLVTCSPLQTSGASLNLDFADYSLGTTYYIRVIYPNTVATPISTNGTFNICVSTTTLAAARIQTGKSYTNITRPNGGVVQIGDVLEFRNVIAVGDWSASGSIYNTTFHDTIPAGLSYVANSISFATNEGLLYESGITGLVNLTDASGDDEAVYNGGVIRVNVGSLNRDGGVAVANRQFIYECSPAVTPITYASAGGGKITPRGRPSQFGSFSLIVVQYQVTVTAATGTAFSTSNAAFRYKITTNSTDDIGFPQTIVTFPRYSVYVSDENTLCQTSVGINAYANGDFGSGTTRHDSTQLALAPGYTWSPFETGNPGDGLFSVVNNTSADLSTNKYAALPDAVSRVFSVWDIIGDHTNSSPVDSGNNAVAYGANGGYMAVVNAAYGINTAVQRNITGLCSDTYYEFSAWFKNICAACSSDSTGRTATGSPLFKSYLATKTLNDSSGVSPDVTFTIDGVDYYTSGSVTYDRRWVKKGFLFKTGPAQTSVTLTIRNNAPGGGGNDWAFDDVGLATCLPSLTMRPSNTPTYCTNGQVDMSVIVNTFYNNYGLYQWERSTDGGGSWHAAPELPGVQSYTYTFNGTSYLDTVAYPPIIATAITNGYKYRIKTATSLTNLSSSSCSVYNTVDVITITVDGGCVVLPVELLQFNAQLKNGYTELKWQSKQEQDLQRYEVERSADGKNFVKIGAVTAKGGNDAQNYTFTDSNPVTGKVYYRLQLVSAQSKKYSNILSVTGELSNKFELTNLVNPFNAKISFQVTVPQSEVIEVNLLDAAGKLIYQTKMNVNKGINAMNFAAPSNIQKGNYLLRVVSKEGVVNKVIQKH, encoded by the coding sequence ATGAAACCAACAATACCACCAACAACCTTATACACGTGTGTAAAAGACAGGAAATCTTTTTTTCTTGCATTTTTCCTGATTTTAATCAGCATAACATCATCGTATGCGCAACCAACTTTTTTTGGTGTATCCAGTACACCCACAGACAATGCAGCACAAGCTGGGCCAACCGTTGCTGTGACTCCCCCTGCATCAATGCTTGCAGGGGATCTGGTAATTATATATGCTCATTACAGAGGTAATGTTACGCTTGCTATGAGTGCAGCTGGCGGACAGACATGGAATGCAGGTGCAACAACTTTCGCTTCCAATCAAAGTTATTTTATATCATGGTGTCGTTATAATGGTACATGGGGTGCAAATCCATCTGTTACAGCAGGTGTAGGGAATACCAATGGATTAACAGTAGTAATGTATGTCTATCGCCCTACAACTGCCAACAGTTTGTGGGGTGTTAATATTGCTCAAACGGCATCCGGAACAAATAATGCAAACCCAAGCCCGATAACAGCGGTAACAACAACATTACCAAATACTGTAACCATGGCATTTTGGTGTAATGCTTTAACTGATACCTGGGGTACTTTAACTGGGGGCGGTACAGGTTGGAGTAAAACAGGATTGTCAGATCAGTACAGAAATACTACAACTGGTCAGTCTCATACTGCTGCTTATAATATTCGTGCTTCTGCCGGTTCTACCGGTGCTACCGGGCAAACAATGAGTACAGCAACGAATACTCTCCGGACGAAAATGAGCTGGTATGAATTGAATGATAATTGCAGTGGTGCTATCAATTTAACAGCCGGAGCAGGCTGTACAAATACTCCCGGCACCTTGGTTGGAGCTACCATTAGCGGTGGCGTACCTGCCGGATGTGCTACCGGAAACTTATACGATGTTTGGTACAGTTTTACCGCAACAAGTTCAACGCATCGTATTGCTCTTTCAAGCTATGGTGCAAATTTTACACGCCGGCAAATTGAAGTTTACAAGGGAACCTGTGGTGGATTATCTCTGGTAACCTGTTCTCCACTTCAAACATCGGGTGCTTCATTAAATTTAGATTTTGCAGATTATTCACTTGGAACAACTTATTATATCAGAGTTATTTATCCGAATACAGTTGCCACACCTATTTCAACAAACGGTACTTTCAATATTTGTGTATCTACTACAACTTTAGCTGCAGCAAGAATACAAACCGGGAAAAGTTATACCAATATAACAAGACCAAATGGAGGCGTTGTTCAGATTGGTGACGTTCTTGAGTTCAGGAATGTAATTGCTGTTGGTGACTGGTCAGCATCAGGCAGTATTTACAATACCACTTTTCATGATACGATACCGGCTGGTCTTTCTTATGTTGCTAATTCAATCAGTTTTGCAACAAATGAAGGGCTGCTCTACGAATCTGGAATAACGGGACTTGTTAATTTAACGGATGCATCCGGAGATGATGAAGCTGTATATAATGGAGGAGTTATTAGAGTAAATGTAGGAAGCTTAAATAGGGATGGTGGTGTTGCTGTTGCTAACAGGCAATTTATTTATGAATGCTCACCTGCTGTAACTCCTATCACTTATGCATCTGCCGGCGGAGGAAAAATTACTCCAAGAGGCAGACCCAGCCAGTTTGGAAGTTTCAGTCTGATTGTTGTGCAATACCAGGTAACTGTAACAGCTGCAACAGGTACAGCATTTTCAACCAGCAATGCTGCTTTCAGATATAAAATAACAACCAACAGTACAGATGATATTGGATTTCCTCAAACAATTGTAACCTTTCCCCGATATTCAGTTTATGTGTCTGATGAAAATACTTTGTGTCAGACATCTGTTGGGATTAATGCCTATGCCAATGGAGATTTCGGCAGCGGTACCACAAGACACGACAGTACACAATTAGCACTTGCTCCGGGTTATACCTGGTCGCCTTTTGAAACCGGTAATCCAGGAGATGGATTGTTTTCAGTAGTTAATAATACAAGTGCTGATCTCAGTACAAATAAATATGCAGCATTACCTGATGCAGTAAGCCGTGTTTTCAGTGTATGGGATATTATTGGTGATCATACCAATTCTTCTCCTGTGGATTCAGGAAATAATGCCGTGGCCTACGGAGCCAATGGTGGCTATATGGCAGTGGTCAATGCAGCGTATGGCATCAATACAGCGGTGCAAAGAAATATTACCGGATTGTGCAGTGATACCTACTATGAGTTTTCTGCCTGGTTTAAAAATATCTGTGCAGCCTGCAGCAGTGATTCTACAGGAAGAACCGCTACGGGAAGCCCATTGTTCAAATCATATCTTGCAACAAAAACATTAAACGACAGTTCGGGTGTTAGTCCTGATGTTACATTTACAATTGATGGTGTTGATTATTATACAAGCGGAAGTGTTACTTATGACAGACGTTGGGTTAAAAAAGGATTCCTGTTTAAAACAGGTCCTGCACAAACCAGTGTTACTCTAACTATCCGTAACAATGCACCCGGTGGCGGCGGTAACGATTGGGCATTTGATGATGTTGGTCTTGCAACATGTTTGCCATCATTAACAATGCGTCCCAGCAATACACCTACCTACTGTACAAACGGGCAGGTTGATATGAGTGTTATTGTAAATACTTTCTATAATAATTATGGTTTGTATCAATGGGAGAGAAGTACCGATGGAGGAGGAAGCTGGCATGCAGCTCCCGAACTTCCCGGTGTTCAGTCTTATACTTACACATTCAACGGCACCAGCTATCTTGATACAGTTGCTTACCCGCCAATTATTGCAACAGCAATAACCAATGGTTATAAATACCGGATTAAAACAGCAACATCTCTTACAAACCTTTCATCAAGCAGCTGTTCGGTTTATAATACGGTTGATGTAATAACTATTACAGTGGATGGCGGGTGTGTTGTGTTACCTGTTGAACTGCTGCAGTTCAATGCACAATTAAAGAACGGCTATACTGAATTGAAATGGCAATCAAAACAGGAACAGGATCTGCAGAGATATGAAGTTGAAAGAAGCGCAGATGGCAAAAACTTTGTAAAAATCGGAGCGGTTACTGCAAAAGGCGGCAACGATGCACAGAACTATACATTTACAGATTCAAACCCGGTTACAGGGAAAGTGTATTACAGGCTGCAATTGGTTTCTGCACAGAGCAAGAAATACAGCAATATACTTTCGGTAACAGGTGAGTTGTCGAATAAGTTTGAGTTAACCAACCTGGTGAATCCGTTTAATGCAAAAATCAGTTTCCAGGTTACTGTTCCTCAAAGCGAAGTGATTGAAGTGAATCTGCTGGATGCTGCCGGAAAATTAATTTATCAAACAAAAATGAATGTAAATAAAGGAATCAATGCTATGAATTTTGCAGCTCCATCCAATATTCAGAAAGGTAACTATCTCCTGAGAGTAGTATCGAAAGAAGGGGTTGTGAATAAAGTAATCCAAAAGCACTAA
- a CDS encoding T9SS type A sorting domain-containing protein — MQIKNLLNGTGTLPNYPVANNNCTIRISCRLSGILNGVVYNNSATATATGYNSQSLTDVSTNGTTPDLNTNDKPDDAGENQPTPLLVAITAQTPPCTTLSNILFTQDFGTGTGLTTAVPAPVPGAGVTVNSHGTAYTGSASQPIALNTYTVTNNALNANTADFISLTDHTGNANGRMLVINADAPASSMYSADFTAGLCSNQQYSVSFYAAFIGNSSYQTVCNGFGGFKYPKIKIRVRDAISGLIITEANSGDIFSTTWGQYGLKFTSPASYSIIIIDLINDAPGGCGNDIAIDDIQFGSCSPLPVVGLNNINAGCLGTAASFTAILSDPGVITGVPDYQWQISNDGISWSNIATAPNNATYTIASVAAGDVNKYYRALVASAGNLSNPNCVYPSPSYFLVAGCDIDDDDDGIPDLVESGGVDPLNDDDMDGVPNYRDTNYPGFTDSNSDGVNDNFDHDLDGIINELDLDSDNDGIPDVVEAGGVDTNGDGKIDNYSDTDNDGFSQNVDANNTGDAASGNGLGLPDTDGDGVPNYFDLDSDNDGIPDVVEVYGADANNDGIIDGYTDTDADGFSNNVDGDVGNDGTAENSSNALLRTGSDPDNDGRTNSYPYNNMDADSKANPYDLDSDGDGITDVTEAQFTDANFDGRVDGAINSKGRNISLAALGSLTIPNTDATGRINPYDIDSDDDGIPDNVEGLSTSSYYLPSGIDTDADGIDNTYDNYSGFGGVGIPPNDQDGDTVPDYLDSDTDGDGKIDRKEGNDLNLNGMSDDLITLTGIDTDDDGLDDRFDNNNSSAEATSARMGDAGCLAGDPTPGSVTTVQRTAISGCAVERDWRCGGYVLNCEITSFNAVLNNNITKLSWNVICKQEVDYFVIERSTDRLHFNQVAQVHRQSGLNEVSSYELTDNITAVETDIIFYRLKSVVNAQIKSTYSDIIAVKRKRINEEAVTIFPNPVSEKLQILIEAEKETQADFVIIDKTGRKVCQFKSVLKRGNNSILYQQVANLPSGLYFLHIQTGSQVINKKFTKL, encoded by the coding sequence ATGCAAATAAAAAATTTACTGAACGGTACAGGCACATTACCCAATTATCCGGTTGCAAATAATAATTGTACGATCAGGATTTCATGCAGGTTGTCCGGAATACTTAATGGTGTAGTATATAATAACAGTGCTACTGCAACTGCAACAGGTTATAACAGCCAGTCGTTAACTGATGTTTCTACAAATGGTACAACACCTGATTTAAACACAAATGATAAACCCGATGATGCAGGTGAAAATCAGCCAACTCCACTTTTAGTTGCAATAACAGCACAAACACCGCCATGTACAACTTTAAGCAATATTCTTTTTACGCAGGACTTTGGTACCGGAACGGGCTTAACAACTGCTGTACCTGCGCCTGTGCCAGGTGCTGGTGTAACAGTTAATTCTCACGGTACAGCTTATACAGGTTCAGCCAGCCAGCCAATTGCGTTGAATACATATACGGTAACGAATAATGCACTGAATGCAAATACCGCCGATTTTATAAGTCTTACCGATCATACAGGAAATGCAAATGGCAGGATGTTAGTTATAAATGCAGATGCGCCAGCGAGCTCTATGTATAGCGCAGACTTTACCGCAGGCTTATGTTCAAACCAGCAGTATTCAGTATCTTTTTACGCCGCATTTATTGGCAACTCATCTTATCAAACAGTTTGTAATGGTTTTGGCGGATTCAAGTATCCAAAAATTAAAATTCGTGTACGTGATGCTATCTCAGGGTTAATTATTACCGAAGCAAACAGCGGCGATATTTTTAGTACGACATGGGGACAGTATGGATTGAAATTTACCAGCCCTGCTTCCTACAGCATAATAATTATTGATCTTATAAACGATGCACCGGGCGGTTGCGGTAATGATATAGCAATTGATGATATTCAGTTTGGTTCATGCAGCCCGTTGCCTGTTGTTGGCCTCAATAATATTAATGCAGGATGTTTAGGAACAGCTGCATCATTTACAGCTATACTTTCTGATCCGGGAGTAATTACCGGTGTACCCGACTATCAGTGGCAGATTAGTAATGATGGCATTTCATGGTCAAATATTGCAACCGCACCTAATAATGCTACTTATACCATTGCTTCAGTTGCAGCAGGTGATGTAAATAAATATTACCGTGCACTGGTTGCATCAGCCGGTAACCTCAGTAATCCTAATTGCGTGTATCCATCACCCTCTTACTTTCTGGTGGCAGGTTGTGATATTGATGATGATGATGATGGTATTCCTGATTTGGTTGAAAGTGGTGGTGTTGATCCGTTAAATGATGATGATATGGATGGTGTTCCTAATTACAGAGATACAAATTATCCGGGATTTACTGATTCAAACAGCGATGGAGTAAACGACAATTTTGATCATGATCTGGATGGGATTATCAATGAACTTGATTTAGACAGTGATAATGATGGTATTCCCGATGTAGTGGAAGCAGGTGGTGTGGATACCAATGGAGATGGAAAAATTGATAATTATTCTGATACAGATAATGATGGTTTTTCACAAAATGTAGATGCAAATAATACAGGCGATGCAGCATCTGGAAATGGTTTGGGGTTACCCGATACGGATGGAGACGGAGTGCCAAATTATTTTGATCTTGACAGTGACAATGATGGTATTCCTGATGTTGTAGAAGTATATGGTGCAGATGCCAACAATGATGGAATAATTGATGGATACACAGATACTGATGCAGATGGGTTTAGTAATAATGTTGATGGTGATGTAGGCAATGATGGTACTGCAGAAAACTCATCGAATGCTTTATTACGAACAGGCTCCGATCCTGATAATGATGGAAGAACAAATAGCTATCCCTATAATAATATGGATGCAGACAGTAAAGCAAATCCTTACGATCTGGATAGCGATGGGGATGGAATTACAGATGTAACAGAAGCACAGTTTACTGATGCAAATTTTGACGGAAGGGTTGATGGCGCAATTAATTCTAAGGGAAGAAATATTTCCTTAGCAGCTTTAGGTTCTTTAACTATTCCCAATACAGATGCAACAGGAAGAATAAACCCTTATGATATAGATTCTGATGATGATGGTATTCCCGATAATGTGGAAGGGTTATCAACCTCCAGTTACTATCTTCCTTCAGGTATTGATACCGATGCTGATGGAATTGATAATACGTATGATAATTATTCCGGCTTCGGTGGTGTGGGTATTCCTCCAAATGATCAGGATGGAGATACTGTTCCCGACTATCTTGATTCAGATACAGATGGTGATGGAAAAATCGACAGAAAGGAAGGAAATGATTTAAATCTGAATGGCATGTCTGATGACCTTATAACATTAACAGGTATTGATACCGATGACGACGGACTTGATGACAGGTTTGACAATAACAATTCATCTGCAGAAGCAACATCAGCAAGAATGGGTGATGCCGGATGCTTAGCCGGTGATCCAACTCCGGGATCGGTAACAACAGTACAGCGTACAGCAATCAGTGGCTGTGCGGTTGAAAGGGACTGGCGTTGCGGTGGTTATGTATTAAACTGTGAAATAACTTCTTTCAATGCCGTATTGAATAACAACATAACTAAACTGTCCTGGAATGTAATATGCAAGCAGGAGGTAGATTACTTTGTTATTGAAAGAAGTACAGACCGGCTCCATTTTAACCAGGTGGCACAGGTTCATCGTCAATCAGGGTTAAATGAAGTATCTTCTTATGAGTTAACAGATAATATAACAGCCGTTGAAACTGATATTATTTTTTACAGGTTAAAATCTGTAGTAAATGCACAGATCAAATCAACGTACAGTGATATAATCGCCGTAAAACGTAAACGGATAAATGAAGAAGCAGTTACCATTTTTCCAAATCCTGTATCGGAAAAATTGCAAATACTTATTGAAGCAGAAAAAGAAACGCAGGCAGATTTTGTAATTATCGATAAAACGGGCAGAAAAGTTTGCCAATTTAAATCTGTATTAAAAAGAGGCAATAATTCTATTCTTTATCAACAGGTGGCTAACCTTCCTTCGGGCTTATATTTTCTGCATATTCAAACAGGCTCGCAGGTTATTAATAAAAAGTTTACCAAGCTGTAG
- a CDS encoding T9SS type A sorting domain-containing protein translates to MLVIYDQNGQLSRGGNGISSPIAGSYVSFMLDFNPVTVTFDPFNQTLATGAAPAFDGADPLLNFSTLPVDVIEFTLNENNYSNELKLSLSDADGELKKVMLQKSFNGIDFTDAGDMQEKAGSVMLKNFYYTDYNVYTVAYYRAKIIEANSEKYSKVIKTSGNLSSGVSIYPNPADKDVVIRWAEFTNSGAADVRIFNMDGKQVWSKTTSANFVSVSVAEFPAGAYLVQVSSGKEILVNKKLMIRR, encoded by the coding sequence GTGCTGGTTATTTATGATCAGAACGGTCAGCTTTCAAGAGGTGGTAATGGAATCAGCTCTCCTATTGCCGGAAGCTATGTATCCTTTATGTTAGATTTTAACCCGGTAACGGTTACATTCGATCCATTTAATCAAACTCTGGCAACAGGTGCAGCACCGGCGTTCGATGGTGCCGACCCATTACTTAACTTCTCTACTCTTCCTGTTGATGTAATTGAATTTACATTAAACGAAAACAACTACAGTAATGAACTGAAGCTTTCTTTATCTGATGCTGATGGAGAATTGAAAAAGGTAATGCTCCAAAAAAGTTTTAATGGTATTGATTTTACTGATGCAGGAGATATGCAGGAGAAAGCAGGATCTGTGATGCTGAAGAACTTTTATTATACAGACTATAATGTGTACACTGTTGCCTATTACAGGGCAAAAATAATAGAAGCAAATTCAGAAAAATACAGCAAGGTTATAAAAACCAGTGGCAATCTTAGTTCAGGTGTTTCAATATATCCCAACCCTGCTGATAAAGATGTGGTCATCAGGTGGGCTGAATTTACAAACAGTGGCGCAGCAGATGTTCGGATTTTTAACATGGATGGCAAACAGGTATGGAGTAAAACAACGTCAGCCAATTTCGTAAGTGTTTCTGTTGCAGAATTTCCTGCTGGAGCATACCTGGTACAGGTAAGCAGTGGCAAAGAAATACTGGTGAATAAAAAATTAATGATCAGAAGGTAA
- a CDS encoding M1 family metallopeptidase translates to MKTIFKHFKFFLFCELLTLVSLSAFSQTTGYSGTGANIDVKYHRIEWTIDPTIATKTISGTVTTYFETKQNNVSAINFDFTKASFNNGSLVVKYHGSTTGVVVSFPASGNVNILNITLPVTLPINTLDSVSITYSGVPPSFATYGEGMDKQTISGLGTAVYTLAESYGDDDFWPCKADMQDKIDSVDFIITTPSAYRAAANGALISDVVSAPNRTMTYKHKYPIASYLVAVAVAQYTVYNRTPVTIGGTSVPVVYYIGSGRAPTAGNLTTMDRCRDELVAFSNVFGDYPFKNEKYGMYEFGWGGGMEHQTFSAMSWGSMTSWSVIAHELAHQWFGDKVTFGTWNHLWLAEGFARYSEALAAELVPALGQNASTVRSNFKTTANNATNRTYSCYLPNASIINSNTIWNTAYGTTVYERGAMVVSMLRMLLGDAKFYQACQNYLNDPLLAYRSATTDDLRNHMQAVA, encoded by the coding sequence ATGAAAACTATTTTCAAACACTTTAAGTTTTTTCTGTTTTGTGAGCTTTTGACACTTGTATCACTCTCTGCTTTTTCTCAAACAACCGGGTATAGCGGTACCGGTGCAAATATTGATGTAAAGTACCACCGGATTGAATGGACAATTGATCCAACTATCGCAACAAAAACTATATCCGGTACGGTAACTACTTATTTCGAAACAAAGCAAAATAACGTTTCTGCGATAAACTTTGATTTTACTAAAGCTTCATTTAATAATGGTAGTCTGGTAGTAAAGTATCATGGCAGTACTACAGGTGTCGTTGTTTCGTTTCCGGCAAGCGGTAATGTAAATATTCTCAATATCACTTTACCTGTTACTTTGCCCATCAATACGCTGGATTCTGTTTCCATTACATATTCCGGAGTGCCTCCAAGCTTTGCTACTTATGGTGAAGGAATGGATAAGCAAACTATTTCTGGTCTTGGAACCGCTGTTTACACGCTTGCTGAGTCTTATGGTGATGATGATTTCTGGCCTTGCAAGGCTGATATGCAGGATAAGATTGATTCAGTAGATTTTATTATTACAACACCCTCCGCTTACAGGGCTGCTGCTAATGGAGCACTAATCAGCGATGTAGTTTCTGCACCTAACAGGACTATGACCTATAAGCACAAGTATCCTATAGCCTCTTATCTAGTTGCAGTAGCGGTTGCGCAGTATACTGTTTACAACAGAACTCCTGTAACAATTGGCGGAACAAGTGTACCGGTTGTTTATTACATAGGATCGGGCCGTGCACCTACAGCAGGAAACCTTACTACGATGGATCGTTGCCGGGATGAATTGGTAGCCTTTAGTAATGTGTTTGGCGATTATCCATTCAAAAACGAAAAGTATGGCATGTATGAGTTTGGATGGGGGGGAGGAATGGAGCACCAGACTTTTTCTGCCATGAGCTGGGGCTCAATGACCAGTTGGTCAGTAATTGCACATGAACTGGCACATCAGTGGTTTGGTGATAAAGTAACTTTTGGAACATGGAATCACTTATGGCTGGCTGAAGGTTTTGCAAGATACAGCGAAGCATTGGCTGCAGAGCTTGTTCCTGCTTTGGGACAAAATGCATCAACTGTTCGAAGTAATTTTAAGACTACGGCGAACAATGCTACAAACAGAACCTATAGCTGTTACCTTCCCAATGCATCAATTATAAACTCTAATACAATATGGAACACTGCCTATGGAACTACGGTTTATGAAAGAGGCGCAATGGTAGTTTCAATGTTAAGAATGTTATTAGGTGATGCAAAATTTTACCAGGCATGCCAAAACTACTTAAATGACCCTCTTCTTGCTTATCGTTCTGCAACAACCGATGATTTGCGTAATCATATGCAGGCCGTTGCATGA
- a CDS encoding T9SS type A sorting domain-containing protein, translated as MFEKIGTVPVSANNGSSFSQYSFTDPASVTGKVYYRLNMVANGDAGAKFSNIINVSAKESNQLEISNLVNPFDSNISFVLTAPQNEAIEIMVKDITGRTIKVEKMQVFKGSNTVLLSSLNTFQKGSFIIQVKSASGLINKIIQKK; from the coding sequence ATGTTTGAAAAAATCGGAACTGTACCAGTAAGTGCAAACAATGGATCATCTTTCAGCCAGTATTCATTTACAGATCCTGCATCGGTTACAGGTAAAGTATATTATCGTTTAAACATGGTTGCAAATGGTGATGCGGGAGCGAAATTCAGTAACATCATCAATGTTTCAGCAAAGGAATCAAATCAACTGGAAATCAGCAATCTTGTAAACCCATTTGATTCAAACATCAGCTTTGTATTAACAGCACCGCAGAATGAAGCAATTGAAATTATGGTAAAAGACATTACAGGCAGAACGATCAAAGTTGAAAAAATGCAGGTATTCAAAGGGAGTAACACTGTTCTTTTATCATCATTAAATACGTTCCAAAAGGGATCCTTTATTATTCAGGTAAAATCTGCATCCGGATTAATTAATAAAATTATTCAGAAAAAATAA